In Myxococcus virescens, a single genomic region encodes these proteins:
- a CDS encoding DUF4419 domain-containing protein, with amino-acid sequence MPHRVTFAVDAVKPAVLPLEEVGLTDALRGRLDAKVLGASHREARFVRPKATHPLLFAVHLAFSGHRPLVLSPDILWITIAQGLALHITRNAEALRFDLVRHQGRKQLVVTRDASQTDLASDDFWPGVVDDFSGMIQGHSPALHDLMVCDFSTTGPVERVVSQIVLMDAMREYFDYVVMCICGIPTITLEGSPEDWRKLRDKVGQLPRYGMETWARHLLPLCDQFIRASEGREDREFWQAIYKLHHAYGRDTFNGWIGKLFPFLRNQLTGEYDFPNPMLEAQALGKPDATEKGETLSSDRLPTGLSRVSLLLAVATDSGMVNARMALTAGFMGTLQSAETLALRPVPGWVVHEDLGLDAMLRRVEDEHHMAKPLPEDRHSEWCDLWGDGGIPADISQFYAACDGASLFGQGDAAVYRIRASGALEFHDGTRWNKTHQADSQSRGYPHGWTRFCDVGEHGFLAYRSNSQQPGKLPLYWVESAQSRTGVCVAASLTEFLHKALNSQGRVYFQEPGFTPGEVEELWF; translated from the coding sequence ATGCCCCATCGCGTGACGTTCGCCGTCGATGCCGTGAAGCCCGCCGTACTGCCCTTGGAAGAGGTCGGACTCACCGATGCCCTGCGTGGGCGGTTGGATGCCAAGGTGCTCGGGGCCTCCCATCGCGAGGCGCGGTTCGTGCGTCCCAAGGCGACCCATCCACTGCTCTTCGCGGTGCATCTGGCCTTCAGCGGGCACCGCCCATTGGTGCTGTCTCCGGACATCCTCTGGATCACCATCGCCCAGGGCCTGGCCCTGCACATCACCCGCAACGCGGAGGCGCTGCGCTTCGACCTGGTACGTCACCAGGGGCGCAAGCAGTTGGTGGTGACACGCGACGCGTCCCAGACGGACCTCGCATCGGATGATTTCTGGCCCGGCGTCGTGGACGACTTCTCCGGGATGATTCAAGGGCACTCGCCCGCGCTGCACGACCTGATGGTGTGCGACTTCTCCACGACGGGGCCGGTGGAGCGCGTGGTCAGTCAAATCGTGCTGATGGATGCGATGCGGGAGTACTTCGACTACGTGGTGATGTGCATCTGCGGCATTCCCACCATCACGCTCGAGGGCTCACCGGAGGACTGGCGCAAGCTGCGGGACAAGGTCGGACAGCTTCCTCGGTACGGCATGGAAACCTGGGCCCGGCACCTGCTGCCGCTGTGCGACCAGTTCATCCGGGCTTCCGAGGGACGGGAGGACCGCGAGTTCTGGCAAGCCATCTACAAACTGCACCACGCCTATGGCCGCGATACCTTCAATGGCTGGATTGGCAAGCTGTTCCCCTTCCTGCGCAATCAATTGACGGGCGAATATGACTTTCCCAATCCGATGCTGGAGGCCCAGGCGCTGGGCAAGCCCGACGCCACGGAGAAGGGCGAAACCCTTTCCAGTGACAGATTGCCCACCGGGCTGTCCCGGGTGTCGCTCCTGCTCGCGGTGGCCACCGATTCAGGGATGGTGAATGCACGGATGGCTTTGACGGCGGGCTTCATGGGGACGCTCCAGTCCGCGGAGACGCTGGCGCTGCGGCCGGTGCCGGGCTGGGTGGTCCACGAGGACCTGGGGCTGGATGCGATGCTCCGGCGCGTCGAGGACGAGCACCACATGGCCAAGCCCCTCCCGGAGGATCGTCACAGCGAGTGGTGTGACCTGTGGGGCGACGGTGGAATCCCGGCGGACATCAGCCAGTTCTACGCCGCATGCGACGGCGCGTCGCTCTTCGGCCAGGGGGACGCGGCCGTGTACCGTATCCGGGCGTCGGGGGCGCTGGAGTTCCACGACGGGACGCGCTGGAACAAGACCCATCAGGCGGATTCGCAATCCCGCGGCTACCCGCACGGATGGACGCGCTTCTGTGACGTGGGCGAACACGGCTTCCTGGCCTACCGTTCCAACTCACAGCAGCCGGGGAAGCTCCCGCTCTATTGGGTGGAAAGCGCTCAGTCACGGACTGGCGTGTGTGTCGCCGCCTCGCTGACGGAGTTCCTTCACAAAGCGCTCAATTCGCAGGGGCGCGTCTATTTCCAGGAGCCGGGCTTCACGCCGGGAGAAGTCGAGGAGTTGTGGTTCTGA
- a CDS encoding FAD-binding oxidoreductase produces MRGRLVRPGDADYEEHCRVYNAMIHKRPALIARCADVADVLAAVEFAREQGLMLAVRGGGHNGAGLGTCDGGLVVDLSLMRGVRVAPESGTVRVAGGSVWGEVDHATHAFGLAVPSGIISTTGVGGLTLGGGLGHLSRRYGLTIDSLLAVDMVLADGRFVTANAQQHPDLFWAVRGGGGNFGVVTSFLFQAHPVDTILGGPTLWPLERAEEVMRWYREFIPTAPETLTGFFAFLVVPPTAPFPPHLHLQKMCAVVWCYTGDPAQADALFAPVRAMAPALDGVQSMPYPALQSMFDALYPPGLQWYWRADFVRELGDEAISRHVAFAHRLPTMHSTMHLYPIDGAAHRAAPGDTAFSFRDARWAEVIVGVDPSPEKAGDITTWTKDYWNALHPYSAGGAYVNFLMDEGQERVQATYQNNYARLVEVKDRYDPTNLFRVNQNIRPSTGTPLRH; encoded by the coding sequence TTGCGCGGCCGGCTCGTGCGGCCCGGGGACGCGGACTACGAGGAACACTGCCGCGTCTACAACGCCATGATTCACAAGCGACCGGCGTTGATTGCCCGGTGCGCCGACGTGGCGGACGTCCTCGCGGCGGTGGAGTTCGCACGCGAGCAGGGCCTCATGCTCGCGGTCCGTGGGGGTGGGCACAACGGCGCCGGCCTGGGCACCTGCGACGGGGGGCTCGTCGTCGACCTGTCGCTCATGCGCGGCGTCCGGGTCGCCCCCGAATCAGGCACCGTACGTGTCGCGGGAGGAAGCGTCTGGGGCGAAGTAGACCATGCCACGCACGCGTTCGGGCTCGCCGTTCCCTCGGGAATCATCTCCACCACGGGCGTGGGGGGCCTCACCCTGGGCGGTGGCCTGGGCCACCTCTCGCGTCGCTACGGCCTCACCATCGACAGCCTGCTCGCCGTGGACATGGTGCTGGCGGACGGGCGCTTCGTCACCGCGAACGCCCAGCAACACCCGGACCTGTTCTGGGCCGTGCGCGGCGGCGGCGGCAACTTCGGCGTCGTCACGTCCTTCCTCTTCCAGGCCCACCCGGTGGACACCATCCTGGGAGGGCCGACGCTCTGGCCCCTGGAACGCGCCGAGGAGGTGATGCGGTGGTACCGCGAGTTCATCCCCACCGCGCCCGAGACACTCACCGGCTTCTTCGCCTTCCTGGTTGTCCCGCCCACAGCGCCCTTCCCGCCCCACCTGCACTTGCAGAAGATGTGCGCGGTGGTGTGGTGCTACACCGGAGACCCGGCTCAAGCCGACGCGCTCTTCGCGCCCGTGCGCGCCATGGCCCCCGCGCTCGACGGCGTGCAGTCCATGCCCTACCCCGCGCTGCAGAGCATGTTCGATGCGCTCTATCCGCCGGGCCTCCAATGGTACTGGCGCGCGGACTTCGTGCGAGAGCTGGGGGACGAAGCCATCTCCCGACACGTGGCGTTCGCTCACCGCCTGCCCACGATGCACTCCACCATGCATCTCTATCCCATCGACGGAGCAGCGCACCGGGCGGCACCAGGCGACACCGCCTTCAGCTTCCGGGACGCGCGGTGGGCGGAGGTCATCGTCGGAGTGGACCCCTCTCCTGAGAAGGCCGGGGACATCACCACCTGGACGAAGGACTATTGGAATGCCCTGCATCCCTATTCAGCGGGCGGCGCCTACGTGAACTTCCTCATGGACGAGGGCCAGGAACGCGTCCAGGCAACGTACCAGAACAACTACGCAAGGCTGGTGGAGGTGAAGGACCGCTACGACCCGACCAACCTTTTCCGAGTGAACCAGAACATCCGCCCCAGCACCGGCACGCCGCTTCGCCATTGA
- a CDS encoding phosphagen kinase — protein MLLHKHLTPELKSRLERLTTRNGWTLRKAIQSGLDHGDSQMGVYAGDSESYALFSPLLHPIIRDHSGHDLSGHTSDFSLDGLPQDDLDPTGEFILSTRVRVGRNLARYAFPPAIGARDRAALEAEVVQVLSGLRGHLAGEYHPLASLSEAERRELVQHHVLFQQSDRFLDSAGVNRDWPRNRGIFHSADMRFIVWVGEEDALRIISMQPGSGLAQTYLRLQTALEQLDGQLDFAQDSRLGFLTACPTNLGTAMRASVLIRLPHLSRRPDFRARCARLGLAVRGLHGEHSEARDGIHDVSNATRLGVTERDIYEQLRTGIHALMEMESAARKRGPPKAAPGN, from the coding sequence ATGCTGCTCCACAAGCACCTCACCCCCGAGCTGAAGTCCCGGCTCGAACGGCTCACGACACGCAACGGCTGGACGCTCCGGAAGGCCATCCAGAGTGGCCTGGACCATGGAGACTCCCAGATGGGTGTCTACGCGGGTGACAGCGAGTCCTACGCGCTCTTCTCCCCGCTGCTGCATCCCATCATCCGGGACCATTCGGGCCATGACCTGAGCGGACACACGAGTGACTTCTCACTCGACGGGCTGCCCCAGGACGACCTGGACCCCACGGGCGAGTTCATCCTCTCCACGCGGGTCCGCGTCGGACGGAACCTGGCCCGGTATGCCTTTCCTCCGGCCATTGGCGCCAGGGACAGGGCCGCGCTGGAAGCCGAGGTCGTCCAGGTCCTCTCCGGCCTGAGGGGCCACCTCGCGGGCGAATACCATCCCCTGGCCAGCCTCTCCGAGGCGGAGCGGCGGGAGCTGGTGCAACACCACGTCCTGTTCCAGCAGTCGGACCGCTTCCTGGACAGCGCGGGCGTCAACCGCGACTGGCCGCGCAACCGCGGCATCTTCCACTCCGCGGACATGCGCTTCATCGTCTGGGTCGGGGAGGAAGACGCCCTGCGCATCATCAGCATGCAGCCCGGCTCCGGGCTGGCGCAGACCTACCTGCGGCTCCAGACGGCGCTCGAGCAGCTCGACGGGCAGCTCGACTTCGCCCAGGACTCACGGCTGGGCTTCCTCACGGCGTGCCCCACCAACCTGGGCACCGCCATGCGAGCCTCCGTCCTCATCCGCCTGCCCCACCTGTCACGGCGGCCGGACTTCCGCGCGCGGTGTGCCCGTCTGGGGCTCGCGGTGAGGGGCCTGCACGGCGAACACTCCGAAGCCCGGGACGGCATCCATGACGTCTCCAATGCCACCCGTCTGGGCGTCACCGAGCGGGACATCTACGAACAGCTTCGGACGGGCATCCACGCGCTCATGGAGATGGAATCCGCGGCACGAAAGCGTGGCCCCCCGAAGGCGGCGCCCGGGAACTGA
- a CDS encoding WD40 repeat domain-containing protein produces MHLRSWWWILVLLTVSCAGQRSSSDVLGGRDARSELFRARGDAAIETKQWALAAGNFASARHTEDSPTARWGQVWAEKRASSLEWAKQFEGSVLALAFSPDGRLLASGGYDAVVRVWDVEAGAQVAELKGHEAELHAVAFSPDGRWLAAAGRPGALWLWDWKHGRRVALLSGHTDVVRGMAFSPDGEWLASGGLDRTIRVWRIRDGAEVLRFTHEDIVIAVAFSPDGGRLVSSSMDRTARVWDLTARRELHRLTGHEDKVESCAFSADGERVMTASADRAVRFWNARTGALLDVQRNTGALSAVAIDAGFHQLVQAGWEGRVQRVDVRGGGEVLERLDAHRTFVMAVALSPDGRTFASGGMDGVLKVWSRPEGPPDVLLRELPAWPEVLTSVGPDAFVSGGEDGLRSWSVSSGGELRSRLEAPDAVGAVAVSADRRLLAVGTLKGEVRVRDVRSGNQLMVIPAARESIRALAFSPDGTLLAAGVAQDVVLWAVPSATQVARLTGHTGKAWALAFDATGQRLASGAADHTVRLWDVARGAVIRVLEAGDRVRAVAFLASGELLTAGMRQPIRLWSPDDGRVLTSMDSRTVGVLSLAVAPQGAFVASGGMGGEVKVWRLPDGALMGEVPGLQGFVSAVAFSSDGAWLAAAASDRTFLLLGFDAFARPPPVEPDLTRILRRHGLVWDDVRGVFTLH; encoded by the coding sequence ATGCACCTGCGTTCGTGGTGGTGGATCCTGGTCCTGCTCACGGTGTCCTGCGCGGGGCAGCGCTCCTCGTCCGACGTCCTTGGGGGGCGAGACGCCCGGTCCGAACTCTTCCGGGCCCGCGGTGACGCGGCCATCGAGACGAAGCAATGGGCCCTGGCGGCGGGCAACTTCGCATCCGCGAGACACACGGAAGACTCACCCACGGCGCGCTGGGGACAGGTGTGGGCGGAGAAGCGCGCCTCGTCGCTCGAGTGGGCGAAGCAGTTCGAGGGTTCGGTGCTGGCGCTGGCCTTCTCACCGGACGGCAGGCTGCTGGCTTCGGGAGGGTATGACGCGGTCGTGCGCGTCTGGGACGTGGAGGCCGGAGCGCAGGTGGCGGAGCTGAAGGGCCACGAAGCCGAGCTCCATGCCGTCGCGTTCTCTCCGGATGGCCGGTGGCTGGCCGCCGCGGGCAGGCCCGGCGCGCTCTGGCTCTGGGACTGGAAGCACGGGCGCAGGGTGGCCTTGCTGTCCGGGCACACGGATGTCGTGCGGGGCATGGCCTTCTCCCCGGATGGTGAGTGGCTGGCGAGCGGTGGACTGGACCGGACGATTCGTGTCTGGCGTATCCGCGACGGCGCGGAGGTGCTCCGGTTCACGCATGAGGACATCGTCATCGCGGTGGCCTTCTCCCCCGACGGAGGGCGGCTCGTGTCGTCGAGCATGGACCGGACCGCGCGGGTGTGGGACCTGACGGCGCGTCGCGAGCTGCACCGGCTGACGGGACACGAGGACAAGGTGGAGTCCTGTGCGTTCTCCGCGGATGGCGAGCGGGTGATGACCGCGTCCGCGGACCGTGCCGTCCGTTTCTGGAATGCCCGGACCGGGGCCCTGCTCGACGTGCAGCGCAACACGGGGGCGCTTTCGGCCGTGGCCATCGATGCGGGTTTCCATCAGCTCGTGCAGGCGGGGTGGGAGGGCCGCGTGCAGCGCGTGGACGTGCGCGGCGGTGGCGAGGTCCTGGAGCGGTTGGATGCACACCGGACCTTCGTGATGGCCGTGGCCCTGTCCCCGGACGGACGCACGTTCGCGTCCGGTGGCATGGACGGTGTCCTCAAGGTCTGGTCTCGGCCCGAGGGGCCTCCGGACGTCCTGCTGCGGGAGCTTCCCGCCTGGCCTGAGGTGCTGACCTCCGTGGGGCCAGACGCCTTCGTGTCGGGTGGGGAGGACGGTCTGCGGAGCTGGTCGGTCTCGTCCGGAGGCGAACTCCGCTCCCGCCTGGAGGCACCGGACGCTGTGGGGGCCGTGGCCGTGAGCGCGGACCGGCGGTTGCTCGCGGTGGGAACGTTGAAGGGGGAGGTGCGTGTGCGAGACGTCCGGTCCGGAAATCAGCTGATGGTGATTCCGGCCGCGCGCGAATCCATCCGGGCGTTGGCCTTCAGCCCAGACGGCACATTGCTCGCTGCGGGGGTGGCGCAGGACGTCGTGCTGTGGGCTGTTCCCTCCGCGACCCAGGTGGCTCGGTTGACAGGGCACACCGGGAAGGCGTGGGCATTGGCATTCGATGCCACGGGGCAAAGGCTGGCTTCGGGCGCAGCGGACCACACGGTGCGGCTCTGGGACGTGGCGCGAGGCGCGGTGATTCGCGTCCTGGAAGCGGGCGACCGGGTCCGCGCCGTCGCGTTCCTGGCGTCCGGGGAGTTGCTGACCGCGGGAATGCGTCAGCCCATCCGGCTCTGGAGCCCAGATGACGGCCGCGTGCTGACGTCGATGGATTCGCGCACGGTAGGCGTCTTGTCGCTCGCGGTGGCGCCTCAGGGAGCGTTCGTGGCGTCCGGCGGAATGGGCGGAGAGGTGAAGGTCTGGCGGCTTCCCGACGGGGCGCTCATGGGGGAGGTGCCCGGGCTGCAGGGGTTCGTCTCCGCCGTGGCCTTCTCTTCCGATGGAGCGTGGCTGGCGGCAGCGGCTTCCGACCGGACATTCCTCCTGCTGGGCTTCGACGCCTTCGCGCGCCCGCCGCCCGTGGAGCCGGACCTGACGCGGATTCTGCGGCGCCATGGGTTGGTCTGGGATGACGTGCGGGGCGTGTTCACCCTCCACTGA
- a CDS encoding ABC transporter permease has protein sequence MSTLRIGEGFEELIDWLGTRGAPVFDAIRSVLTACINGLESALLLPPSYAIIAVLMVLAWRLSGLGTAVFTALGMLLIQDMGLWKATMETLALVLSSAMVALVLGIPLGIWAAYSRVVERVLRPALDLMQTMPAFVYLIPAVLFFRLGKVPGVVATVIFAMPPAVRLTNLGIRQVPTEVVEAAIAFGATPRQTLLNVQLPIAVPTLLAGVNQTIMLSLSMVVISAMIGAGGLGEQVLKGITQLRIGLGFESGIAVVILAIVLDRLTHALGKPRARSS, from the coding sequence ATGAGCACACTGAGAATCGGCGAGGGCTTCGAGGAGCTGATTGACTGGCTGGGCACGCGTGGCGCGCCGGTGTTCGACGCCATCCGTTCGGTGCTCACGGCCTGCATCAACGGCTTGGAGAGCGCGCTGCTCCTGCCGCCCAGCTACGCCATCATCGCGGTGTTGATGGTGCTCGCCTGGCGCCTGTCCGGCCTGGGCACGGCCGTCTTCACGGCGCTGGGCATGCTGCTCATCCAGGACATGGGCCTCTGGAAGGCCACCATGGAGACGCTGGCGCTGGTCCTCAGCTCGGCGATGGTGGCGCTGGTGCTGGGCATCCCCCTGGGCATCTGGGCCGCGTACAGCCGCGTCGTGGAGCGGGTGCTGCGGCCCGCCCTGGACCTGATGCAGACGATGCCCGCCTTCGTCTACCTCATCCCCGCGGTGCTCTTCTTCCGGCTGGGGAAGGTGCCCGGCGTGGTGGCCACCGTCATCTTCGCCATGCCGCCCGCGGTGCGCCTCACCAACCTGGGCATCCGGCAGGTGCCCACCGAAGTCGTGGAGGCCGCCATCGCGTTCGGCGCGACGCCGCGTCAGACGCTGCTCAACGTCCAGCTCCCCATCGCCGTCCCCACGCTGCTGGCTGGAGTGAACCAGACCATCATGCTGTCGCTGTCCATGGTGGTCATCTCCGCCATGATTGGCGCGGGGGGACTGGGCGAGCAGGTCCTGAAGGGCATCACCCAGCTCCGCATCGGGCTGGGCTTCGAGAGCGGCATCGCGGTGGTCATCCTGGCCATCGTGTTGGACCGCCTGACTCACGCGCTGGGCAAGCCCCGGGCGCGCTCATCATGA
- a CDS encoding quaternary amine ABC transporter ATP-binding protein — MEKIEVRGLRKIYGGNPERAIALLEKGQSKQQILEETGCTVAIQEASFDVKAGEIFVIMGLSGSGKSTVLRCLNRLIEPSAGSVHVDGVDVTRADRAGLLDVRRRKMAMVFQNFGLLPHRSVIRNVEYGLEMQGLERRESRPKAMQALELVGLKGYEEKLPRELSGGMQQRVGLARAIATDAEILLMDEAFSALDPLIRRQMQDELLELQSRMNKTIVFITHDLDEALKLGGRIVIMKDGRIAQLGTPEEILRSPADDYVRAFVEHVDRTKVLTARTIMRRPESVVHPKDGPALAVKRMRESGTSTLFVTNQARKLVGLVRIEDTLRLMAENKHSLEGALVTDLPTTSPDTPLAKLVAVAATTQIPIAVVAEDQSFLGIVSRATLLASIAGEQH, encoded by the coding sequence ATGGAGAAGATTGAAGTCCGTGGCTTGCGGAAGATCTACGGCGGCAACCCGGAGCGGGCCATTGCCCTGCTGGAGAAGGGGCAGAGCAAGCAGCAGATCCTGGAGGAGACGGGTTGCACCGTCGCCATCCAGGAGGCTTCGTTCGATGTGAAGGCCGGCGAAATCTTCGTCATCATGGGCCTGTCCGGCAGCGGCAAGTCCACGGTGCTCCGCTGCCTCAACCGCCTCATCGAGCCCTCCGCCGGCAGCGTGCACGTGGACGGCGTGGACGTCACCCGGGCGGACAGGGCGGGCCTGCTGGACGTCCGGCGCCGGAAGATGGCCATGGTGTTCCAGAACTTCGGCCTGCTGCCCCACCGCAGCGTCATCCGGAACGTGGAGTACGGGCTGGAGATGCAGGGCCTGGAGCGGCGGGAGTCGCGGCCCAAGGCGATGCAGGCGCTCGAGCTGGTGGGCCTGAAGGGCTACGAGGAGAAGCTGCCTCGCGAGCTCAGCGGCGGCATGCAGCAGCGCGTGGGGCTGGCGCGGGCCATTGCCACCGACGCGGAAATCCTGCTCATGGACGAGGCCTTCAGCGCGTTGGACCCGCTCATCCGCCGGCAGATGCAGGACGAGCTGTTGGAGCTCCAGTCCCGGATGAACAAGACCATCGTGTTCATCACCCATGACCTGGATGAGGCGCTGAAGCTGGGTGGGCGCATCGTCATCATGAAGGACGGACGCATCGCGCAGCTCGGCACGCCGGAGGAAATCCTCAGGAGCCCCGCGGACGACTACGTGCGCGCCTTCGTGGAGCACGTGGACCGCACCAAGGTCCTCACCGCGCGGACCATCATGCGGCGGCCGGAGTCGGTGGTGCACCCGAAGGACGGGCCCGCCCTGGCCGTCAAGCGCATGCGCGAGTCGGGCACCTCCACGCTCTTCGTGACCAACCAGGCCCGCAAGCTGGTGGGCCTGGTGCGCATCGAGGACACGCTGCGGCTCATGGCGGAGAACAAGCACAGCCTGGAGGGGGCGCTCGTCACCGACTTGCCCACCACGTCACCGGATACGCCGCTGGCGAAGCTGGTGGCGGTGGCGGCCACGACTCAGATTCCCATCGCAGTCGTCGCCGAGGACCAGTCGTTCCTGGGCATCGTGAGCCGCGCCACGCTGCTGGCCAGCATCGCGGGGGAGCAGCACTGA
- a CDS encoding S28 family serine protease, protein MLRSRRFSHSILLLLPLLLALTQTACGGDTPEPRQDAGIQTPDAGTGDAGTDDAGTDDAGTDDAGTKPEDAGTDDAGTDDAGTEPEDAGTDDAGTEPEDAGTGEEDGGSGPADGGSGDAGTEPDDAGTDDAGTEPNDAGIDDAGTDDAGTGEDGGSGPTDGGTGDGGTEPPECPFGPPDGGVSNPGDPTIVQDPTADILDRLRAIPGLTVAENPNGVTVPAGHRFFVMEYDQPADHARPECQRFKQRLVLLHRSVTAPMVFYASGYYVTLNAGRRELTTLLAANQLSIEHRFFLPSRPEPADWSQLTIKQSADDFHRVAQAIKQIYSASWVSTGVSKGGETMVFYRRFHPEDVDATVAYVAPLVRGEDERFPAFQAAVGGPELEWCREQIHTFQRAVLNRRQEMVALLRAHAVNQGLTYNQLGFERALEHAVIETYFAFWQYSLPQYCDAFPDDTASPEYMLDIIDWAVGLEAFSDNSSSGIAAYSPYYYQAGLELGWPKPYEAHLGSLIQHPGTDIAPVYSTPGVPVVFRPQAMQDIEDWLVTHGERVMFIYGDLDPWTAAAFPLGNAQDAFVFTVPGGNHGSTINQLPTTLRVQAQDIVRRWAGVPSLKHAPVPLPEADTVEFGPHLPPRRLQPPPAP, encoded by the coding sequence ATGCTCCGTTCAAGAAGGTTTTCCCACTCCATCCTGCTGCTACTTCCGCTGCTGCTGGCCCTGACCCAGACGGCCTGCGGCGGCGACACGCCCGAGCCCCGCCAGGATGCAGGCATCCAGACGCCCGACGCGGGGACGGGCGACGCGGGCACCGATGACGCGGGCACCGATGACGCGGGCACCGATGACGCGGGCACCAAGCCGGAAGACGCGGGCACCGACGACGCAGGCACCGACGACGCGGGCACTGAGCCGGAGGACGCGGGCACCGACGACGCGGGCACGGAGCCGGAGGACGCGGGCACGGGTGAGGAGGACGGAGGCTCGGGTCCGGCGGACGGGGGCAGCGGAGACGCGGGCACGGAACCGGATGATGCGGGCACCGACGACGCAGGCACGGAGCCGAACGACGCGGGCATTGATGACGCGGGTACGGACGACGCAGGCACAGGCGAGGACGGAGGCTCGGGCCCGACGGACGGGGGCACCGGAGACGGGGGCACGGAGCCACCGGAGTGCCCGTTCGGGCCGCCGGATGGCGGTGTCTCGAACCCGGGCGACCCGACCATCGTCCAGGACCCGACCGCGGACATCCTGGACCGGCTGCGGGCCATTCCCGGCCTCACCGTCGCGGAGAACCCCAACGGCGTCACGGTCCCCGCGGGTCACCGCTTCTTTGTCATGGAGTACGACCAGCCCGCCGACCACGCACGCCCCGAGTGCCAGCGATTCAAGCAGCGATTGGTCCTGCTGCACCGTTCGGTCACGGCGCCCATGGTCTTCTACGCGAGCGGCTACTACGTGACCCTGAACGCGGGCCGTCGCGAGCTGACGACGTTGCTGGCCGCCAACCAGCTCTCCATCGAGCACCGCTTCTTCCTGCCCAGCCGTCCGGAGCCCGCGGACTGGAGCCAGCTCACCATCAAGCAATCGGCGGACGACTTCCACCGGGTCGCTCAGGCAATCAAGCAAATCTATTCCGCGTCCTGGGTGTCCACGGGCGTCAGCAAGGGCGGAGAGACCATGGTGTTCTACCGCCGGTTCCACCCGGAGGACGTGGACGCGACGGTGGCCTATGTGGCGCCGCTCGTGCGCGGCGAAGATGAGCGGTTCCCCGCCTTCCAAGCCGCCGTGGGAGGCCCGGAGTTGGAGTGGTGCCGCGAGCAAATCCACACCTTCCAGCGCGCCGTGCTGAACCGCCGCCAGGAGATGGTGGCGCTGCTGCGCGCCCATGCCGTGAACCAGGGCCTCACCTACAACCAGCTTGGCTTCGAGCGGGCCCTGGAGCACGCCGTCATCGAGACGTACTTCGCCTTCTGGCAGTACTCCCTCCCCCAGTACTGCGACGCGTTCCCGGATGACACGGCGTCGCCTGAGTACATGCTGGACATCATTGACTGGGCGGTGGGCCTTGAAGCGTTCTCCGACAACAGCAGCTCCGGCATTGCCGCGTACTCCCCCTACTACTACCAGGCGGGTCTGGAGCTGGGCTGGCCCAAGCCCTACGAGGCACACCTGGGCAGCCTCATCCAGCACCCCGGAACGGACATCGCGCCGGTGTACTCGACGCCCGGCGTCCCGGTCGTGTTCCGGCCCCAGGCCATGCAGGACATCGAGGACTGGCTCGTGACGCATGGCGAGCGGGTGATGTTCATCTATGGCGACCTGGACCCGTGGACGGCGGCGGCGTTCCCGCTCGGAAACGCTCAGGACGCCTTCGTGTTCACCGTTCCGGGCGGCAACCACGGAAGCACCATCAACCAGCTCCCCACCACCCTTCGGGTCCAGGCCCAGGACATCGTGCGGCGCTGGGCAGGCGTCCCGTCACTGAAGCACGCCCCGGTGCCGCTCCCGGAGGCCGACACCGTCGAGTTCGGTCCGCACCTGCCGCCCCGGCGACTGCAACCGCCTCCGGCCCCGTAG
- a CDS encoding glycine betaine ABC transporter substrate-binding protein, which yields MSSLNRLPLLLTAVAGLLVAPGCKQENKAPAAGDTEAPTPAKKPVVRLVYVNWAEGVAMTHLVQAILEDRMGYEVKTTMADVAPVFASLANGDADAFLDGWLPVTHQSYMERFQGKVVDLGTNYEDARIGLVVPADLDITSIEQLNGKAKDLNQSIVGIDSGAGIMTTTEKAIAEYKLDLKLVPSSGPAMTAELKDAIGKKRPVVVTGWKPHWKFARWYLKFLDDPKGVYGAKESIHTLTRVGLEKDLPDVATLLRNFKLDDQQLGSLMGAIAEAEDAPEKATREWVKKNQALVDGWIPKS from the coding sequence ATGTCCTCTCTCAATCGTCTGCCCCTGCTGCTCACGGCCGTGGCGGGGCTGCTCGTCGCCCCCGGATGCAAGCAGGAGAACAAGGCGCCCGCCGCGGGTGACACCGAGGCGCCCACCCCCGCGAAGAAGCCCGTGGTCCGGCTGGTGTACGTGAACTGGGCCGAAGGCGTGGCCATGACGCATCTGGTCCAGGCCATCCTGGAGGACCGCATGGGCTACGAGGTGAAGACCACCATGGCGGACGTCGCCCCGGTGTTCGCCTCGCTCGCCAACGGCGACGCGGATGCCTTCCTGGATGGCTGGCTGCCCGTCACCCACCAGAGCTACATGGAGCGCTTCCAGGGCAAGGTGGTGGACCTGGGCACCAACTACGAGGACGCCCGGATTGGCCTGGTCGTCCCGGCGGACCTGGACATCACCAGCATCGAGCAGCTCAACGGCAAGGCGAAGGACCTGAACCAGTCCATCGTGGGCATCGACTCTGGCGCGGGCATCATGACGACGACGGAGAAGGCCATCGCGGAGTACAAGCTGGACCTGAAGCTGGTGCCCTCCAGCGGCCCGGCGATGACCGCGGAGCTCAAGGACGCCATCGGCAAGAAGCGCCCCGTGGTGGTCACCGGTTGGAAGCCGCACTGGAAGTTCGCGCGCTGGTACCTGAAGTTCCTGGATGACCCGAAGGGTGTCTATGGCGCCAAGGAGTCCATCCACACGCTCACCCGCGTGGGCCTGGAGAAGGACCTGCCCGACGTCGCGACGCTGCTGCGCAACTTCAAGCTGGATGACCAGCAGCTCGGCAGCCTGATGGGCGCCATCGCCGAGGCCGAGGACGCGCCGGAGAAGGCCACCCGGGAGTGGGTGAAGAAGAACCAGGCGCTCGTGGATGGCTGGATTCCCAAGTCCTGA